In Longimicrobiaceae bacterium, a genomic segment contains:
- the asnB gene encoding asparagine synthase (glutamine-hydrolyzing), with translation MCGIAGYVDTRHERPAEREVLARMAGVLTHRGPDSDGCFVDGSMGLGFRRLSIIGLEDGQQPLYNEDRSLVLICNGEIFNYRELREELVGRGHVFRTHSDTEVLLHLYEDHSTRLLEKLNGQFAFALYDRKRRRLFMARDPFGVAPLFYTVADGTLIFASEVKAILQHPLAPRGVDLTGLDQVLSLPGVVSPRTMFRDVRSLAPGHYLVAEDGALRTAEYWDLDYPLAADAPSPRPEEYYVEALRDRLRRSVEYRLRADVPVGVYLSGGLDSSLIAALAREVAGEGMKSFAIGFTERRICESSHQRVLARHVGADLQEILFDWSAISGRLSRAVYHSECALKETYNTCSLALSEAARSAGVPVVLSGEGSDELFAGYVGYRFDQYGVREGGDAGLDELLEEEMRERVWGDAALRYETDFNALRELKSVLYSRELAAGLDDFDCFNFDLVNRDRIRGRHPLHQRSYLDFKLRLADHLVSDHGDRMALANAVEGRYPFLDLGVVELAREIPAGLKLNGLNEKYVVKRAAEGLVPMEIIQREKYSFHAPGSPYLLRQGVEWINDLLSYDRIRRQGYFNPDTVERLRRQYLQDGFRLNLPFETDLLAVVLTFGIWLDRFEMSSLN, from the coding sequence ATGTGCGGCATTGCCGGGTACGTTGACACGCGCCACGAGCGCCCGGCGGAGCGGGAGGTGCTGGCGCGGATGGCCGGCGTCCTCACCCACCGCGGCCCCGACTCCGACGGCTGCTTCGTGGACGGGAGCATGGGGCTGGGCTTCCGGAGGCTCAGCATCATCGGCCTGGAGGACGGGCAGCAGCCCCTCTACAACGAGGACCGCTCCCTCGTCCTGATCTGCAACGGGGAGATCTTCAACTACCGCGAGCTCCGGGAGGAGCTGGTGGGGCGCGGCCACGTCTTCCGCACCCACAGCGACACGGAGGTGCTCCTCCACCTGTACGAGGACCACTCCACCCGGCTGCTGGAGAAGCTGAACGGGCAGTTCGCCTTCGCGCTCTACGACCGGAAACGGCGCCGGCTCTTCATGGCACGGGACCCCTTCGGCGTGGCCCCGCTCTTCTACACGGTGGCGGACGGAACGCTGATCTTCGCCTCGGAGGTCAAGGCGATCCTCCAGCACCCGCTCGCCCCGCGCGGGGTGGACCTCACCGGGCTGGACCAGGTCCTCTCCCTCCCCGGCGTGGTGAGCCCGAGGACCATGTTCCGGGACGTGCGCAGCCTGGCGCCGGGCCACTACCTCGTGGCGGAGGACGGCGCGCTGCGGACCGCGGAGTACTGGGACCTCGACTACCCCCTCGCCGCGGACGCGCCCTCCCCCCGCCCGGAGGAGTACTACGTGGAGGCGCTCCGGGACCGTCTGCGCCGCTCGGTGGAGTACCGGCTCCGGGCCGACGTTCCCGTGGGGGTGTACCTGAGCGGGGGGCTCGACTCCTCGCTGATCGCCGCGCTGGCGCGGGAGGTGGCAGGGGAGGGAATGAAGTCGTTCGCCATCGGCTTCACCGAGCGGAGGATCTGCGAGTCCTCGCACCAGCGGGTGCTGGCGCGGCACGTGGGCGCCGACCTCCAAGAGATCCTGTTCGACTGGTCGGCCATCTCCGGGCGGCTGTCCAGGGCCGTCTACCACTCGGAGTGCGCGCTGAAGGAGACCTACAACACCTGCTCCCTCGCGCTCTCCGAAGCGGCGCGGAGCGCCGGGGTCCCCGTGGTGCTCTCGGGCGAGGGCTCGGACGAGCTCTTCGCCGGGTACGTGGGGTACCGCTTCGACCAGTACGGCGTGCGCGAGGGCGGCGACGCGGGGCTGGACGAGCTCCTGGAGGAGGAGATGCGGGAGCGGGTGTGGGGCGACGCGGCGCTCCGCTACGAGACCGACTTCAACGCCCTCCGGGAGCTGAAGTCCGTCCTGTACTCCCGGGAGCTCGCCGCGGGGCTGGACGACTTCGACTGCTTCAACTTCGACCTGGTCAACCGCGACCGCATCCGCGGGCGGCACCCGCTGCACCAGCGGTCGTACCTGGACTTCAAGCTCCGTCTCGCCGACCACCTGGTCTCCGACCACGGGGACCGGATGGCGCTCGCGAACGCGGTCGAGGGGCGGTACCCGTTCCTCGACCTGGGGGTGGTGGAGCTCGCGAGGGAGATCCCCGCGGGCCTGAAGCTCAACGGCCTCAACGAGAAGTACGTGGTCAAGCGGGCGGCCGAGGGGCTGGTTCCCATGGAGATCATCCAGCGCGAGAAGTATAGCTTCCACGCGCCCGGGAGCCCCTACCTCCTGCGCCAGGGGGTGGAGTGGATCAACGACCTCCTCTCGTACGACCGCATCCGGAGGCAGGGCTACTTCAACCCCGACACGGTCGAGCGGCTCCGCCGCCAGTACCTGCAGGACGGCTTCCGCCTGAACCTCCCGTTCGAGACCGACCTGCTGGCCGTGGTCCTGACTTTCGGGATCTGGCTGGACCGTTTCGAGATGTCTTCCCTCAACTGA
- a CDS encoding aminotransferase class III-fold pyridoxal phosphate-dependent enzyme — protein sequence MTAPGGDSGAWTGLEVAIVGMAGCFPGAADVEAFWKNLRDGVEAVRSFTREELLEAGVDPALLEHPDYVRAGGALEGGDLFDAAFFDVTPRDAEILNPQHRVFLERAWEALEHAGYDPGRFGGPIGVFAGSSLNTYLVNVLSNPRVADAVGWARIRIANDKDFLATHTSYRLDLNGPSVSVQTACSTSLVAVHLACQSLLNRECDLALAGGVSIHVPLKQGYLYQPGGINSPDGHCRAFDADANGGVGGEGAGVVVLKRLADALADGDHVHAVIRGSAINNDGSGKVGFTAPSVGGQTRVIAEALAVAAVEPETIQYVETHGTGTPLGDAVEVQALHKVFAGPRSSGDLCALGSAKTAVGHLDAAAGVTGLIKATLAMERGEIPPTLNFRKPNPHIEFASDTFFVNTRTRPWARNGTPRRAGVSSFGIGGTNAHVVLEEAPPAAPSGPSRPSQLLVLSARTGPALRAAAERLADHLERGGHPLPDVAFTLCTGRKQMAHRMALTCRDTAEAVRKLRGGPGARRTLREAGEGERPVAFMIPGLGLHHPNMGRGLYEHEPVYREAVDRCVAVLEPVLGADLREVLFPPGSEEPAAAGGWDLRRLLDREGGGEDTAAARLNQTRFAHPAAFVTAYGLARLWTSWGVRPRALIGHSLGEYVAACLAGVFRLEDALHMVALRARLIDELPEGAMLAVLLPPDEVRPLLHGSLGIGAVNTPESCVVSGPAGAVAELETALAARDVVCSRLPTRHAFHSREMEPVAARLRELLDGVEMGAPRIPFVSNLTGAWITEEEARSPAYWTRHLCEPVRFTDGLATLLAEPRLALLEIGPGQTLGAWALQHPGNTGPDRPVVSSLRHAHNRVPDQDFVQEALGQLWASGVEVDWFAFSRHERRRRVPLPTYPFERERYWIDAPRPARAAPRPAPDDTPIARTEPNEMSSRTVPADEHPREAGPARYEAIVARIKGLVTELTGVEESRIDLDLHFLENGVDSLLLIQAAQRLEKEFGVRLPLVQLLEEISSIAAVARHLDSVLPPETTVPGAEPPAAPAETPPDPAGVVAAPPHFFPSAPAAPAAGHGSELARVIEQQIQLMGQQLRALQGHADVGVPVAGPAAESASAPVAAVEPPARARYEPAAYVAYQPVNSQAMSGMTERQSAYLNDFIARYVERTRASRAHQERYHLPLADSRVTARFRRAWKELCYPIVGERARGSRLWDLDGNEYVDGGMGFGCTLFGHGPDFVTRAIQEELERGYGLTAQSRLAGRAAELICEIGGNERAVFCNSGSESLMAAIRAARTFTGRNRIALFTGSYHGWYDGTQVRLAGENVVPSAPGITPGSVQDVLLLEYDSPASLEALARHMDELAAVVVEPVQSRRPDVQPRAFLHELRRMTRDAGVLLVFDELVTGFRILPGGAQAFFEVDADLVTYGKVVAGGLPMGVVAGKKDVMGVFDGGLWSYGDDSYPAVQRTLFGGAFFKHPISMAATCAIMEEIRRGGVPMYERLNERVARMVARMNAFFDERDAPVTAVHFGSIFRFFFRQDVKFSDLFVHHLIHGGVFVLPETGTCFISTAHTDEDLEVIFRVVCESVERMQQGGLLPGGAEDAAAAAPGAAATPLAVPLTEGQRQLWIEAQMGEEASRAYIESTSLHLHGRLDFPALRRALQTLVDRHEGLRTTFSRDGEHQVIHPAVTLDVPLVDFSAMEPEQREERVRAWVRREAGGAFDLAAGPLVRCAVAALEPEHHLLVISFHHAIADGWSFSVMMNELTVLYAAERERRPADLPPPTRYSDFARERAAAVSGGDTAEADAFWLEQFADGVPVLDLPTDRPRPPVRTNRGERFEQVLDGTLVERLAAPGRKNGLTVFHMLLSTFCVWLGRLSGQDDLVVGVPSAGQAASTGGGRLVGYDINLLPLRVRLDPAIPFLELAREVRRTTLRSVDHQAFSFPRLVERLALRDPSRPPLVSVMFNVDRGGGGESFFLGDLRVEFESNFSGASKLDLNVNMSEGPGSLTLYCDYNTDLFDGATIEHWFASFERLLASVAEAPEEPIWSLDAVPAEDLHRIVDDFCRPELEC from the coding sequence ATGACGGCGCCCGGCGGCGACTCCGGGGCCTGGACCGGGCTCGAGGTCGCGATCGTGGGGATGGCGGGGTGCTTCCCCGGGGCCGCCGACGTCGAGGCCTTCTGGAAGAACCTGCGCGACGGCGTGGAGGCCGTCCGCTCCTTCACCCGGGAGGAGCTCCTGGAGGCCGGCGTGGACCCGGCCCTCCTGGAGCACCCCGACTACGTGCGTGCCGGCGGGGCGCTGGAGGGGGGGGACCTCTTCGACGCCGCCTTCTTCGACGTCACCCCCCGCGACGCGGAGATCCTCAACCCGCAGCACCGGGTGTTCCTGGAGCGCGCGTGGGAGGCGCTGGAGCACGCCGGCTACGATCCGGGCCGCTTCGGAGGGCCCATCGGGGTGTTCGCGGGCTCCAGCCTGAACACCTACCTGGTGAACGTGCTCTCCAACCCCCGGGTGGCCGACGCGGTGGGGTGGGCGCGCATCCGCATCGCCAACGACAAGGACTTCCTGGCGACGCACACCTCCTACCGCCTCGACCTGAACGGCCCCAGCGTCTCCGTGCAGACGGCGTGCTCCACCTCGCTGGTGGCGGTGCACCTGGCCTGCCAGAGCCTGTTGAACCGGGAGTGCGACCTGGCGCTGGCCGGAGGAGTGTCCATCCACGTGCCCCTCAAGCAGGGCTACCTGTACCAGCCGGGGGGGATCAACTCTCCCGACGGACACTGCCGGGCCTTCGACGCGGACGCGAACGGCGGGGTGGGCGGCGAGGGCGCGGGGGTGGTGGTGCTGAAGCGCCTCGCCGACGCCCTTGCGGACGGCGACCACGTGCACGCCGTGATCCGGGGCTCCGCCATCAACAACGACGGCTCCGGGAAGGTGGGCTTCACCGCTCCGAGCGTGGGCGGGCAGACCCGCGTGATCGCGGAGGCGCTCGCCGTGGCCGCCGTGGAGCCGGAGACGATCCAGTACGTGGAGACGCACGGGACCGGCACGCCCCTGGGCGACGCCGTGGAGGTGCAGGCGCTCCACAAGGTCTTCGCGGGGCCCCGCAGTTCCGGCGACCTCTGCGCCCTGGGGTCGGCCAAGACCGCGGTGGGGCACCTGGACGCCGCGGCCGGGGTGACGGGGCTGATCAAGGCGACGCTGGCGATGGAGAGGGGAGAGATCCCGCCCACCCTGAACTTCCGGAAGCCGAACCCGCACATCGAGTTCGCCTCCGACACCTTCTTCGTGAACACCCGGACGAGACCGTGGGCGCGCAACGGCACGCCGCGCCGCGCGGGGGTGAGTTCCTTCGGGATCGGGGGGACCAACGCCCACGTCGTCCTGGAGGAGGCGCCTCCCGCCGCGCCGTCGGGCCCGTCGCGCCCGTCGCAGCTGCTGGTCCTCTCCGCGCGCACCGGGCCGGCTCTCCGGGCGGCGGCGGAGAGGCTGGCCGACCACCTGGAGCGCGGTGGGCACCCGCTCCCCGACGTGGCCTTCACGCTGTGCACCGGGCGGAAGCAGATGGCCCACCGCATGGCGCTGACCTGCCGCGACACGGCGGAGGCGGTGCGCAAGCTCCGGGGCGGGCCCGGGGCGCGGCGCACGCTGAGGGAGGCCGGGGAGGGGGAGCGACCGGTGGCCTTCATGATCCCCGGCCTGGGGCTCCACCACCCGAACATGGGGCGGGGGCTCTACGAGCACGAGCCGGTGTACCGCGAGGCGGTGGACCGCTGCGTCGCGGTGCTGGAGCCCGTGCTGGGCGCCGACCTGCGCGAGGTGCTCTTCCCCCCCGGGTCCGAAGAGCCCGCGGCCGCCGGGGGGTGGGACCTGCGCCGCCTGCTGGACCGCGAGGGAGGGGGGGAGGACACGGCCGCGGCGCGGCTCAACCAGACACGCTTCGCGCACCCGGCGGCGTTCGTGACCGCCTACGGCCTGGCGCGGCTCTGGACGAGCTGGGGGGTCCGGCCGCGGGCGCTCATCGGGCACAGCCTGGGCGAGTACGTGGCCGCGTGCCTCGCCGGGGTCTTCCGCCTGGAGGACGCCCTGCACATGGTGGCTCTCCGCGCGCGCCTGATCGACGAGCTCCCCGAGGGGGCCATGCTGGCCGTCCTCCTCCCGCCGGACGAGGTCCGCCCGCTCCTCCATGGTTCACTGGGGATCGGAGCGGTGAATACCCCGGAGAGCTGCGTGGTCTCCGGCCCGGCGGGAGCGGTCGCGGAGCTGGAGACCGCGCTCGCGGCGCGCGACGTGGTGTGCAGCCGCCTCCCCACTCGCCACGCCTTCCACTCGCGCGAGATGGAGCCGGTCGCGGCCCGGCTTCGCGAGCTGCTGGACGGGGTGGAGATGGGTGCGCCGCGCATCCCCTTCGTCTCCAACCTCACCGGCGCGTGGATCACGGAGGAGGAGGCCCGCTCGCCCGCGTACTGGACGCGCCACCTCTGCGAGCCCGTCCGCTTCACCGACGGGCTCGCCACCCTTCTCGCGGAGCCCCGGCTGGCGCTGCTGGAGATCGGACCCGGCCAGACCCTCGGCGCCTGGGCGCTGCAGCACCCGGGCAACACCGGGCCGGACCGCCCGGTCGTCTCCTCCCTGCGGCACGCCCACAACCGCGTCCCCGACCAGGATTTCGTCCAGGAGGCGCTGGGGCAGCTCTGGGCGTCGGGCGTGGAGGTGGACTGGTTCGCGTTCAGCCGCCACGAGCGCCGCCGCCGCGTCCCGCTCCCCACCTACCCCTTCGAGCGCGAGCGGTACTGGATCGACGCGCCGCGACCGGCTCGGGCCGCTCCCCGCCCCGCGCCGGACGATACCCCCATCGCACGGACCGAGCCCAACGAGATGAGCAGCCGCACCGTCCCCGCGGACGAGCACCCCCGCGAAGCGGGCCCCGCCCGGTACGAGGCCATCGTCGCCCGGATCAAGGGCCTGGTCACCGAGCTGACCGGGGTGGAGGAGAGCCGGATCGACCTGGACCTCCACTTCCTGGAGAACGGGGTGGACTCGCTCCTCCTGATCCAGGCCGCGCAGCGCCTGGAGAAGGAGTTCGGCGTCCGGCTTCCGCTGGTGCAGCTCCTGGAGGAGATCTCCAGCATCGCGGCCGTCGCGCGCCACCTGGACAGCGTGCTCCCCCCGGAGACGACGGTCCCGGGCGCGGAGCCCCCCGCCGCGCCCGCTGAGACCCCGCCCGATCCGGCGGGGGTGGTCGCCGCGCCGCCGCACTTCTTCCCCTCCGCGCCGGCCGCGCCCGCCGCCGGCCACGGGAGCGAGCTCGCCCGGGTCATCGAGCAGCAGATCCAGCTGATGGGCCAGCAGCTGCGCGCGCTGCAGGGCCACGCCGACGTCGGTGTTCCCGTCGCGGGGCCGGCCGCGGAGAGCGCCTCCGCCCCCGTGGCGGCGGTGGAGCCGCCAGCGCGCGCGCGGTACGAGCCCGCGGCGTACGTGGCCTACCAGCCGGTCAACTCGCAGGCGATGAGCGGGATGACCGAGCGGCAGAGCGCCTACCTGAACGACTTCATCGCCCGCTACGTGGAGCGGACCCGGGCGTCCAGGGCCCATCAGGAGCGCTACCACCTGCCGCTGGCCGACAGCCGCGTCACGGCGCGCTTCCGGCGGGCCTGGAAGGAGCTCTGCTATCCGATCGTCGGCGAGCGGGCCCGGGGATCGCGGCTGTGGGACCTGGACGGGAACGAGTACGTGGACGGCGGGATGGGGTTCGGGTGCACGCTCTTCGGGCACGGCCCGGACTTCGTCACGCGGGCCATCCAGGAGGAGCTGGAGCGGGGGTACGGCCTGACCGCGCAGTCCAGGCTGGCCGGACGGGCGGCCGAGCTGATCTGCGAGATCGGCGGCAACGAGCGGGCGGTCTTCTGCAACTCGGGGTCGGAGTCCTTGATGGCGGCCATCCGCGCGGCCCGTACCTTCACGGGGCGGAACCGGATCGCCCTCTTCACCGGCAGCTACCACGGGTGGTACGACGGGACCCAGGTGCGCCTGGCCGGCGAGAACGTGGTCCCGTCCGCGCCGGGGATCACCCCGGGCTCCGTGCAGGACGTGCTCCTCCTGGAGTACGACTCCCCGGCCTCCCTGGAGGCCCTGGCCCGGCACATGGACGAGCTCGCCGCGGTGGTGGTGGAGCCGGTGCAGAGCCGGCGCCCCGACGTCCAGCCGCGCGCCTTCCTGCACGAGCTGCGCAGGATGACCCGTGACGCCGGGGTCCTCCTGGTGTTCGACGAGCTGGTGACCGGGTTCCGCATCCTCCCCGGCGGGGCGCAGGCGTTCTTCGAGGTGGACGCCGACCTGGTCACCTACGGGAAGGTGGTGGCCGGCGGGCTCCCCATGGGCGTGGTCGCCGGGAAGAAGGACGTCATGGGGGTCTTCGACGGCGGCCTCTGGAGCTACGGCGACGATTCGTATCCCGCCGTGCAGCGCACGCTCTTCGGCGGGGCCTTCTTCAAGCACCCGATCTCCATGGCGGCCACGTGCGCCATCATGGAGGAGATCCGGCGCGGCGGCGTGCCCATGTACGAGCGCCTCAACGAGCGGGTGGCGCGGATGGTCGCCCGGATGAACGCCTTCTTCGACGAGCGGGATGCGCCGGTCACGGCGGTGCACTTCGGCTCGATCTTCCGCTTCTTCTTCCGGCAGGACGTCAAGTTCTCCGACCTCTTCGTGCACCACCTGATCCACGGGGGCGTCTTCGTGCTCCCGGAGACGGGGACGTGCTTCATCTCCACCGCGCACACCGACGAGGACCTGGAGGTGATCTTCCGGGTCGTCTGCGAATCGGTGGAGAGGATGCAGCAGGGCGGGCTCCTCCCCGGCGGGGCGGAAGACGCCGCGGCCGCCGCCCCCGGAGCGGCCGCCACCCCCCTGGCCGTGCCGCTGACCGAGGGGCAGCGGCAGCTCTGGATCGAGGCGCAGATGGGCGAGGAGGCGTCGCGCGCCTACATCGAGTCCACCTCGCTCCACCTCCACGGGCGGCTCGACTTCCCCGCGCTCCGCCGGGCGCTCCAGACCCTGGTGGACCGCCACGAGGGCCTGCGCACCACCTTCAGCCGCGACGGCGAGCACCAGGTGATCCACCCGGCCGTGACGCTCGACGTGCCGCTGGTGGACTTCTCGGCCATGGAGCCCGAACAGCGCGAGGAGAGGGTCCGCGCGTGGGTCCGGCGCGAGGCCGGCGGCGCCTTCGACCTCGCGGCCGGCCCGCTGGTGCGCTGCGCGGTGGCCGCCCTGGAGCCGGAGCACCACCTGCTGGTGATCTCGTTCCACCACGCCATCGCCGACGGGTGGTCGTTCAGCGTCATGATGAACGAGCTCACGGTGCTGTACGCCGCCGAGAGGGAGCGTCGCCCGGCCGACCTGCCGCCGCCCACGCGGTACAGCGACTTCGCCCGGGAGCGGGCCGCGGCGGTGTCGGGAGGGGACACGGCGGAGGCGGACGCCTTCTGGCTGGAGCAGTTCGCGGACGGGGTGCCGGTGCTGGACCTCCCCACGGACCGCCCCCGGCCGCCGGTGCGCACCAATCGCGGCGAGCGCTTCGAGCAGGTGCTGGACGGCACCCTGGTGGAGCGGCTCGCCGCGCCGGGGAGGAAGAACGGCCTCACCGTCTTCCACATGCTCCTCTCCACCTTCTGCGTCTGGCTGGGCCGGCTCTCCGGCCAGGACGACCTGGTCGTCGGCGTGCCGTCCGCGGGGCAGGCGGCGAGCACCGGGGGCGGGCGGCTGGTGGGCTACGACATCAACCTCCTCCCGCTGCGCGTGCGCCTGGACCCCGCGATCCCGTTCCTGGAGCTCGCCCGAGAGGTGCGCCGGACCACCCTGCGCTCGGTGGACCACCAGGCCTTCTCCTTTCCGCGCCTGGTGGAGCGGCTCGCGCTGCGCGATCCGAGCCGCCCGCCGCTCGTTTCCGTGATGTTCAACGTGGACCGGGGCGGGGGAGGGGAGAGCTTCTTCCTCGGCGACCTCCGCGTGGAGTTCGAGAGCAACTTCAGCGGGGCGTCCAAGCTCGACCTGAACGTCAACATGAGCGAGGGGCCGGGCAGCCTCACCCTGTACTGCGACTACAACACCGACCTCTTCGACGGCGCCACCATCGAGCACTGGTTCGCCTCGTTCGAGCGGCTCCTGGCCAGCGTCGCCGAAGCGCCGGAGGAGCCGATCTGGAGCCTCGACGCGGTCCCCGCCGAGGACCTTCACCGGATCGTGGACGACTTCTGCCGCCCGGAGCTCGAATGCTGA